The window TTTTTTTCTCTCTGAGCCATTGCCTTTCGGCTGATTTCTTCCAGGCTCAAATTATCATCCATATCCATATCTTGACGCCATTTGGTGTAATCAAACGGCTCACGCTGAATAAGCGCTACAAAACGCTCTGCCTCGACATCTCCGAGATAACGTGCAAGTAACTGAAGGCCTTTAGATTTTATTTCTGTATCTGTAATCATTTCTCTATCTCTTTAATAAACCCAATTGGATCAGTAACATGTATTTGTTCAACCAATGTGGCTTTTTTTAGAATTCCATCATCTGTCGTCAAGAAGAAATCAGCGCCAGCTTGTATTGCACAGGCAACATGCAACGAATCTATCTTTCTAATTCCTTTCTCAAGTAATATGCTGGCCAATCCCAGAACGCTTTCGCTTTCTAGGACATCATCTGTTGCATATTTTCTCCATTTTGCTATTTGTTCCCTGCGCTCTCTGAAAGGGTTCTTTCCATTCTCATAGTCCAATATATAGGACCACACAAGTTGAAAATCTCCATTCCTAATGTCTTCTTGTATTTTCAGCTTGGCTTCTGCTTCCAATCGGATGCGAAGGTGAGACTGATCATCATAAGGACGGTTGAAGCAGCAATTATCGAGATATATTTTCATTTGAATTTCGTGATTACCTACGGGCTGCTTTTTTTCACCGAACGCTAAGCATCAGGCGCGCCGTTTTTTGGCGTCGGCTGGATGCTTTTGATACTTATTCATGACCGCCTCCCCTGATAAACGGGCTTAGTGGACAGGCCACTATCCAAGCTTCGAATGAAGTGTACGATGTCAATGCATCAAACAGAGGAGGCGATCAAATGAGATTTTACACCCAAACCCATCAATATGTCTGTGGCGTTGATTTGCATACCAAAACTATGTACTTATGCATTTTGAATCACGCCGGCGAGATCGTCTTGCATAGTAATCTCCCGGCCAAGCCGAACCCCTTCCTCAAGGCGATCAAGCCGTTTCGCGGGGACTTGGTGGTAGGTGCCGAATGCATGTTCTCCTGGTACTGGTTGGCGGATCTTTGCCTTCGGGAAAAGATCAAGTTCATTCTGGGCCATGCCTTGTATATGAAGGCGATTCATGGCGGCAAGGCCAAGAGCGACAAGATTGATTCGGAGAAAATCGCGCGGCTGATTAAAGGCGGGAATTTCCCCTTGGCCTATGTGTACCCTTACGAGTTACGGCCCACGCGGGATTTACTGCGGCGCCGGCGCATGCTGGTGCGGATGCGCAGTGAAGTCCTGGCGCATATCAAGCTGACCCATTATCAATATAACGCCGAATTTTTTCAGAAGAATATCAACAAACAAGGCAACCGGGCAGGGATTGAAACCCTGTTTTCCGATCCTGACGTGCGCAAGAATATCGAGGTGGATCTGTCGGTGGCCGATCACCTGCAACAAGAAATCACGCAGCTGGAAAACTACATTGTCCGCAAAACCAAGGCGTTTGATCCGCGTACTTACTATCGCTTGCAAACGGTTCCCGGCATTGGAAAGGTGCTGGCGCTGACGATTCTGTATGAAATTGGCGATATTGACCGGTTTCCAAGCGTGCAATCCTTTGCTTCTTACGCCAGGCTGGTCAAATGCAGCCAGGAATCGGCCGGCAAGCTTTATGGTTACGGCGGGGGCAAAATCGGCAATCCCCATTTGAAGTGGGCATTTTCGGAAGCGATGTGCCTATTCCTGCGCGAAAGTGACAGGGCCAAGGCTTATGTAGCCAAACTGGAGAAAAAGCATGGCAAGGGCAAAGCCATGGCCATCCTGACGCACAAGCTGGGCCGCGCCGTGTATTTTGTCATAAAACGCAAAGATGCCTTTGATGAAAAGTATTTTTTTAATGCCTGAATGATGATTTTGAGTCGTCCGTGTTTGAGCTCTAATGCATAACTGTCTCTGATGTGCCTGAACTGAAACCAAAGATCGCACTCTGAAGGAGGCTTTGACCTCGAATGATCTTTTCAGGCCCAAGGCCAAGCGCCTTGCTTTGAATAGACAAAGACGGACGGCTCATCCTGAATACGGTTTGCTCGTGACTGCCCCTGGGGTTTGAACTGTAAGATAACTGGACACATGAAGTGAGCCCGACCCTTTGAAAAGACAACCGCCAGGGTAACCGATGAATTTCTAGTACGCGGGGACGAAAAGGCTTCGGCTGGCGTCTTCGCAGTCTCACGGTTTAAAACGAATAACATCGCTTCAAACTCGTGGGATAGATGCTCGATAGAGTTTGATTCGCAACATCCCTGTTGCTCACCCTTCG is drawn from Methylothermaceae bacteria B42 and contains these coding sequences:
- a CDS encoding PIN domain protein; translated protein: MKIYLDNCCFNRPYDDQSHLRIRLEAEAKLKIQEDIRNGDFQLVWSYILDYENGKNPFRERREQIAKWRKYATDDVLESESVLGLASILLEKGIRKIDSLHVACAIQAGADFFLTTDDGILKKATLVEQIHVTDPIGFIKEIEK
- a CDS encoding transcriptional regulator — encoded protein: MRFYTQTHQYVCGVDLHTKTMYLCILNHAGEIVLHSNLPAKPNPFLKAIKPFRGDLVVGAECMFSWYWLADLCLREKIKFILGHALYMKAIHGGKAKSDKIDSEKIARLIKGGNFPLAYVYPYELRPTRDLLRRRRMLVRMRSEVLAHIKLTHYQYNAEFFQKNINKQGNRAGIETLFSDPDVRKNIEVDLSVADHLQQEITQLENYIVRKTKAFDPRTYYRLQTVPGIGKVLALTILYEIGDIDRFPSVQSFASYARLVKCSQESAGKLYGYGGGKIGNPHLKWAFSEAMCLFLRESDRAKAYVAKLEKKHGKGKAMAILTHKLGRAVYFVIKRKDAFDEKYFFNA